Proteins encoded within one genomic window of Streptomyces sp. NBC_01314:
- a CDS encoding Txe/YoeB family addiction module toxin, which translates to MRSVHFDPAGWEDFLFWLGSDRAMARRITRLIAEIQRTPFTGIGKPEPLKGDLSGYWSRRIDDEHRLVYRVDQKEVKILKARYHY; encoded by the coding sequence GTGAGGAGCGTCCACTTCGACCCGGCCGGATGGGAGGACTTCCTGTTCTGGCTCGGCTCTGACCGCGCCATGGCCCGCCGGATCACCCGGCTGATCGCCGAGATCCAGCGCACGCCCTTCACCGGCATCGGCAAGCCGGAGCCCCTGAAGGGCGACCTGTCCGGCTACTGGTCACGCCGGATCGACGACGAGCACCGGCTCGTCTACCGGGTGGACCAGAAGGAAGTCAAGATCCTCAAGGCCCGCTACCACTACTGA
- a CDS encoding type II toxin-antitoxin system Phd/YefM family antitoxin has product MTISASEARKDLFPLIKRVNDDHTPVRISSKSGDAVLMSAEDYDSWQETVYLLRSPANARSLMEAVARDRAGEAVITRTMAELEELAGDG; this is encoded by the coding sequence ATGACCATAAGCGCCAGCGAGGCCCGCAAGGACCTCTTCCCCCTCATCAAGCGCGTCAACGACGACCACACCCCCGTACGCATCAGTTCCAAGAGCGGCGACGCCGTGCTGATGTCCGCCGAGGACTACGACTCCTGGCAGGAGACCGTCTACCTGCTGCGCTCTCCCGCCAACGCGCGCAGCCTCATGGAGGCCGTCGCACGGGACAGGGCCGGCGAGGCCGTGATCACCAGGACCATGGCAGAGCTGGAAGAGCTGGCGGGTGACGGGTGA
- a CDS encoding phage resistance protein translates to MAQQPPLLRDVIDIKENISTSDFVLSLAEATTPDGARHALKDYVVTERLLENFDEALALVKSALDGHRSKAAYLHGSFGSGKSHFMAVLYALLSGDPAARARSEFDPVLTKHEWLGTDGKKFLLVPYHMLGAKALEQRVLGGYVHHVKKLHPQAPTPQVYRTDSLFADIRAMRANMGDEAVIRGLGSSDTDDEEDEWGEGFAWTPQLLDTALAAEEIHEEGARLDLRNPSTPAELRAKLVNDASTNLLPGFAKNAAENEHGFISLDAGLSVIAEHAKSLGYDGLILFLDELILWLATLIHEQKFVAREASKITNFVEGGDARRAIPVVSLIARQRDLRELVGEEVSGAAEASIQDTLNLASGRFDKITLEDRNLPQIAHARLLKPKPGTEQLVDAAFEQTKRVGTQVWDTLLGSDKGTTGADAESFRLTYPFSPAFMDTLVHISSALQRSRTGLKLMGELLADHRNEIRLGQLIPVGDLYPVIAEGGDKPFTDSLKVVFEAADKLYKNKLRPYLLSSYDITEDDVEQYLKRPEEIIDPQHANRCRMFVGDNRLVCTLLLSALAPSVPSLAELTIRRLGALNHGSVLAPIPGAEVGIIKNKVADWAARFPEIKETGTDANPGVRLELSGVDVDSVIANAQVNDNPGNRVALARRLLSEELGVEHGQLTDQLGFVWRGTARTAEIVFGNVADEDELPDHDLMPQEDGRWRIAIDLPFDEGNWGWAEDVDRMRRLRERQQDERSRTVAWLPARLSAQRLIDFRRLVVIDKALADEHRFDTQYAGHLNADNRSRAKGLLETQREALLKQVKGAFKQAYGLAQKQPADVVPDFDDHLVALPDVDGLTLSFGQSLHDGIRHVAGKLLAHQYPAHPDLDPDATETAVKPTDTRKVFTHVRAAAEARDGRVEVPAVDRKLMQRIAGPLRLGQQKEAYFELSRYWADHFRRLASAQGVTGDLSLITLTDWTDKPDPRGLPDFLARLVVAAFAEMDDRVWVRGGSVLDPAPELSAIKDHDALRSQPLPAESDWDTARQRFETVFGEKPPALRRGRMVNQFARQIIEAAHAHRDHTADLVHQLEAHASFLGLDQTADTGRLALARRSLELLDALMAEAGKGAAGAKKTVEALASFDLGETSADRYGTSIKKARTVAEAIASAPWSTLELAAGLGLEGETLLDSLRNVARDDQRTADLRDALARTQREVVALVKRSQAATPPPAPVVPQPTADDLDLGRPTSDPRIPFTPQETPSSGSSGSGTTRKSGARRTTVARAAADIQAELSELAARHPDANIEITWKVVE, encoded by the coding sequence ATGGCACAGCAGCCGCCCCTCCTCCGCGATGTCATCGACATCAAAGAGAACATCTCCACCTCGGACTTCGTGCTGTCCCTCGCCGAGGCGACGACACCCGACGGCGCCCGGCACGCGCTCAAGGACTACGTCGTCACCGAGCGGCTGCTGGAGAACTTCGACGAGGCGCTGGCCCTCGTCAAGTCCGCGCTGGACGGGCACCGTTCCAAGGCGGCCTACCTCCACGGCTCGTTCGGTTCCGGTAAGTCGCACTTCATGGCCGTGCTGTACGCGCTGCTCAGCGGCGACCCGGCCGCCCGCGCCCGCAGCGAGTTCGACCCGGTGCTGACCAAGCACGAGTGGCTGGGCACGGACGGCAAGAAGTTCCTGCTCGTGCCGTACCACATGCTCGGGGCGAAGGCCCTGGAACAGCGGGTGCTCGGCGGGTACGTGCACCACGTCAAGAAGCTGCACCCGCAGGCGCCGACCCCGCAGGTGTACCGGACCGACTCCCTCTTCGCCGACATCCGCGCCATGCGCGCCAACATGGGCGACGAGGCGGTCATCCGCGGCCTGGGCAGCAGTGACACGGACGATGAGGAGGACGAGTGGGGCGAGGGCTTCGCCTGGACCCCGCAGCTCCTCGACACGGCGCTCGCCGCCGAGGAGATCCACGAGGAGGGCGCCCGGCTCGACCTCCGCAACCCCTCCACCCCGGCCGAGCTGCGGGCCAAGCTGGTCAACGACGCCAGCACCAACCTCCTCCCCGGCTTCGCCAAGAACGCCGCCGAGAACGAGCACGGCTTCATCTCCCTCGACGCGGGCCTGTCCGTCATCGCCGAGCACGCCAAGTCACTGGGCTACGACGGACTGATCCTGTTCCTGGACGAGCTGATCCTCTGGCTCGCCACCCTCATCCACGAGCAGAAGTTCGTCGCCCGCGAGGCCAGCAAGATCACGAACTTCGTGGAGGGCGGTGACGCCCGCCGTGCCATCCCCGTCGTGTCGTTGATCGCCCGCCAGCGCGACCTGCGCGAGCTGGTCGGCGAGGAGGTGTCGGGCGCGGCGGAGGCCTCCATCCAGGACACCCTGAACCTGGCCTCCGGGCGGTTCGACAAGATCACCCTGGAGGACCGCAACCTTCCGCAGATCGCCCACGCCCGCCTCCTCAAGCCGAAGCCCGGGACGGAACAGCTCGTCGACGCGGCCTTCGAGCAGACCAAGCGGGTCGGCACCCAGGTCTGGGACACCCTCCTCGGCTCGGACAAGGGCACGACCGGCGCGGACGCCGAGTCGTTCCGGCTGACGTACCCGTTCTCGCCCGCCTTCATGGACACCCTGGTCCACATCTCGTCCGCGCTGCAGCGCTCCCGTACCGGTCTGAAGCTGATGGGCGAGCTACTCGCCGACCACCGCAACGAGATCCGCCTCGGGCAGCTCATCCCCGTCGGCGACCTCTACCCGGTGATCGCGGAGGGCGGCGACAAGCCGTTCACCGACAGCCTGAAGGTCGTCTTCGAGGCGGCCGACAAGCTCTACAAGAACAAGCTGCGGCCGTACCTGCTCAGCTCGTACGACATCACCGAGGACGACGTCGAGCAGTACCTCAAGCGGCCCGAGGAGATCATCGACCCGCAGCACGCCAACCGCTGCCGCATGTTCGTCGGCGACAACCGGCTCGTGTGCACCCTGCTGCTGTCCGCGCTCGCGCCCAGCGTGCCCTCCCTGGCCGAGCTGACCATCCGGCGGCTCGGCGCGCTCAACCACGGGTCGGTCCTCGCGCCGATCCCGGGCGCCGAGGTCGGCATCATCAAGAACAAGGTCGCGGACTGGGCGGCCAGGTTCCCCGAGATCAAGGAGACCGGCACCGACGCCAACCCCGGCGTACGGCTGGAGCTGTCCGGCGTCGACGTGGACTCCGTCATCGCCAACGCCCAGGTCAACGACAACCCCGGCAACCGGGTCGCCCTCGCCCGGCGGCTGCTGTCCGAGGAACTGGGCGTCGAGCACGGGCAGTTGACCGACCAGCTCGGCTTCGTGTGGCGCGGCACCGCCCGCACCGCCGAGATCGTGTTCGGGAACGTCGCCGACGAGGACGAGCTGCCCGACCACGACCTGATGCCGCAGGAGGACGGTCGCTGGCGCATCGCCATAGACCTTCCCTTCGACGAGGGCAACTGGGGCTGGGCCGAGGATGTCGACCGCATGCGGCGGCTACGCGAACGGCAGCAGGACGAGCGCTCCCGCACCGTCGCCTGGCTGCCCGCCCGTCTGTCCGCGCAGCGCCTCATCGACTTCCGCCGCCTCGTCGTCATCGACAAGGCCCTCGCCGACGAGCACCGCTTCGACACCCAGTACGCCGGCCACCTCAACGCCGACAACCGCAGCCGCGCCAAGGGCCTCCTCGAAACCCAGCGCGAGGCCCTGCTCAAGCAGGTCAAGGGTGCCTTCAAACAGGCGTACGGACTCGCCCAGAAGCAGCCCGCCGACGTCGTACCCGACTTCGACGACCATCTCGTCGCGCTGCCGGACGTCGACGGCCTCACCCTGTCCTTCGGGCAGAGCCTGCACGACGGCATCCGGCACGTCGCGGGCAAGCTGCTCGCCCACCAGTACCCCGCCCACCCCGACCTCGATCCCGACGCCACCGAAACCGCCGTCAAACCCACGGACACGCGCAAGGTGTTCACCCATGTACGGGCCGCCGCAGAGGCGCGCGACGGGCGGGTGGAGGTCCCGGCCGTCGACCGCAAGCTCATGCAGCGGATCGCGGGGCCCCTGCGCCTCGGGCAGCAGAAGGAGGCGTACTTCGAGCTGTCCCGCTACTGGGCCGACCACTTCCGCCGGCTCGCCAGCGCCCAGGGCGTCACCGGGGACCTGTCGCTGATCACTCTGACCGACTGGACGGACAAGCCCGACCCGCGCGGCCTGCCCGACTTCCTCGCCCGGCTCGTCGTCGCCGCCTTCGCCGAGATGGACGACCGGGTGTGGGTGCGCGGCGGCTCCGTCCTCGACCCCGCGCCCGAACTGTCCGCGATCAAGGACCACGACGCGCTGCGCAGCCAGCCGCTGCCCGCCGAGTCCGACTGGGACACGGCACGGCAGCGCTTCGAGACGGTCTTCGGTGAGAAACCGCCCGCTCTGCGGCGCGGACGTATGGTCAACCAGTTCGCCCGGCAGATCATCGAGGCCGCCCACGCCCACCGGGATCACACGGCCGACCTGGTGCACCAGTTGGAGGCCCACGCCTCCTTCCTCGGCCTCGACCAGACCGCCGACACCGGGCGGCTCGCTCTCGCCCGCCGCTCCCTGGAACTGCTGGACGCGCTCATGGCCGAGGCCGGCAAGGGCGCGGCCGGGGCCAAGAAGACCGTGGAGGCCCTCGCCTCATTCGACCTGGGCGAGACCAGCGCCGACCGGTACGGCACCTCCATCAAGAAGGCCCGCACCGTCGCGGAGGCCATCGCCTCCGCGCCCTGGAGCACCTTGGAGCTCGCCGCCGGGCTAGGCCTCGAGGGCGAGACGCTGCTCGACTCGTTGCGCAACGTGGCCCGCGACGACCAGCGCACCGCGGACCTGCGCGACGCCCTGGCCCGCACCCAGCGCGAGGTCGTCGCCCTGGTGAAGCGCAGCCAGGCCGCCACCCCGCCGCCCGCGCCGGTCGTACCGCAGCCCACGGCCGACGACCTGGACCTGGGCAGGCCGACGAGCGATCCGCGGATCCCCTTCACCCCGCAGGAGACGCCCTCCTCCGGCTCTTCGGGGAGTGGCACCACGCGGAAGTCAGGGGCCCGCCGTACGACCGTGGCGCGGGCCGCCGCCGACATCCAGGCGGAACTGTCCGAACTGGCCGCCCGCCACCCCGACGCGAACATCGAGATCACCTGGAAGGTCGTCGAATGA
- the pglZ gene encoding BREX-2 system phosphatase PglZ, producing the protein MTDTVDVAAVPGAVRLNTATVTQYLSSQTHLAASLTGADGRRRVVLLRSAPQWDGPAEPAWGEGRTAGVAVALSPLAVHELVLDHLVGRRPGPAVLVVLTDREQNELDPAILARVHRLRIDTVDSWDVVREAFGARKIDPRLKDVNWAAEALLDATPPTTGGWPPVPGGWLSRQYAVTALAQRRLRLGRYDIEGAARRPGDDRLDVQTLLHWSTRPGAPERLLGLRGPERAGLTAFLGEEDQAGLAGRALLALVDAERGADAAAFGLVCAALWQHAEPAPETYQARGRAERYFGDRPPAVGEQLDALVAVFGRASEEYVTTLLAAGHRTGGADADQAREARRTTGTVLDRAAALARQFGAEQAVGASPVLRGGLEARFTAVGRALTLDHRSTVAEAVRRLEDHRLADEPEESARIERARMGQRLARWLAIESPAESPTVADAIQRHIAETGWVDLALEHIEAGGDPDPVLKTAYDTLGTRVRDRRRQMDALFARALAVWTEAGTQPGSMLTVETFLDRVVGPVVRRGEERRVLLLVLDGMSAAIANELGEELRRSWAEFDPLAEGAPHRRAMAAALPTLTAVSRTSLFAGTLMKGTQADEKRLFPTLKLWGGAPAAAFHKDDLRTDTAGDAFGPALTEALTDGRTHVAVVLNAIDDRLAKEQKLGDGTWRVDDVPGLRDLLRVAAAQGMAVILTSDHGHVVDRHGRKVDTAADPASARHRLPGDGPLADREIALSGPRVVWPQPGASIVALWDADSRYTALKAGYHGGASLAEFTIPVLAFLPFGAEPPKGWRELGDQRPVWWAPEEIGRTLLSSEHTTQPAVGTTLAAPKKPTGKSQKKQAELERTHDALFDVELTAGGDDALLTPTLVNRTEALVTTLLDSETYQVQLDGLARKPQQEQVHKALAALLDAGGTLPVTALAQRAGMPTTRGDGFAAVLRQLLNYDGVQVLETLPDGRTLRLHEGLLREQFALGAN; encoded by the coding sequence ATGACGGACACCGTCGACGTCGCCGCCGTCCCGGGCGCCGTCCGGCTGAACACCGCGACCGTCACCCAGTACCTGTCCTCGCAGACACACCTTGCCGCCTCCCTGACGGGGGCGGACGGGCGGCGCAGGGTGGTGCTGCTGCGGTCCGCACCCCAGTGGGACGGCCCCGCCGAACCCGCCTGGGGCGAGGGCCGGACGGCCGGTGTCGCGGTGGCGCTTTCGCCGCTCGCCGTTCACGAACTCGTCCTCGACCACCTGGTGGGCCGCCGCCCCGGCCCCGCCGTCCTGGTGGTCCTCACCGACCGCGAGCAGAACGAACTCGACCCGGCGATCCTCGCCCGCGTCCACAGACTGCGCATCGACACGGTCGACAGCTGGGACGTCGTCCGCGAGGCGTTCGGTGCCCGGAAGATCGACCCGCGCCTCAAGGACGTCAACTGGGCCGCCGAAGCCCTGCTCGACGCCACCCCGCCGACCACGGGCGGCTGGCCGCCGGTGCCCGGCGGCTGGCTGTCCCGCCAGTACGCCGTCACCGCCCTCGCCCAACGTCGCCTGCGCCTCGGCCGCTACGACATCGAGGGTGCCGCACGGCGCCCCGGCGACGACAGGCTCGACGTGCAGACCCTGCTGCACTGGTCGACCCGGCCCGGCGCCCCCGAACGGTTGCTCGGACTACGTGGCCCCGAGCGCGCCGGACTGACCGCCTTCCTCGGCGAGGAGGACCAGGCGGGTCTCGCCGGACGCGCCCTGCTCGCCCTCGTCGACGCCGAACGCGGCGCGGACGCCGCCGCCTTCGGCCTCGTGTGCGCGGCACTGTGGCAGCACGCCGAGCCCGCCCCCGAGACGTACCAGGCCCGGGGCCGAGCCGAACGCTACTTCGGCGACCGGCCCCCGGCCGTCGGCGAACAGCTCGACGCCCTGGTGGCCGTCTTCGGTCGGGCCTCCGAGGAGTACGTGACCACGCTGCTGGCGGCCGGACACCGCACCGGCGGCGCCGACGCCGACCAGGCCCGCGAGGCACGCCGCACCACCGGGACCGTGCTCGACCGGGCGGCCGCGCTGGCCCGCCAGTTCGGCGCCGAGCAGGCCGTCGGGGCCAGCCCCGTACTGCGCGGTGGACTTGAGGCCCGGTTCACCGCCGTAGGACGAGCACTCACGCTGGACCACAGGAGCACGGTGGCGGAGGCCGTCCGGCGCCTGGAGGACCACCGGCTCGCCGACGAGCCGGAGGAGTCCGCCCGCATCGAACGCGCCCGCATGGGGCAGCGCCTCGCCCGCTGGCTGGCCATCGAATCGCCCGCCGAGTCCCCCACGGTGGCCGACGCCATACAGCGGCACATCGCCGAGACCGGCTGGGTCGACCTCGCCCTGGAGCACATCGAGGCCGGCGGCGACCCGGACCCCGTCCTCAAGACCGCCTACGACACCCTCGGCACACGCGTCCGGGACCGACGACGGCAGATGGACGCGCTCTTCGCGCGCGCTCTGGCCGTCTGGACGGAGGCCGGCACCCAGCCCGGCAGCATGCTGACCGTCGAGACCTTCCTCGACCGCGTGGTCGGACCGGTCGTCCGGCGCGGAGAGGAGCGGCGGGTGCTGCTGCTCGTCCTCGACGGCATGAGCGCGGCCATAGCGAACGAACTCGGCGAGGAACTACGCCGCTCGTGGGCGGAGTTCGACCCGCTGGCCGAGGGCGCCCCGCACCGGCGTGCCATGGCCGCAGCTCTGCCCACCCTGACGGCCGTGTCCCGGACCTCGCTCTTCGCGGGCACCCTGATGAAGGGCACCCAGGCCGACGAGAAGCGGCTGTTCCCCACACTGAAGCTGTGGGGCGGCGCCCCGGCCGCCGCCTTCCACAAGGACGACCTGCGCACCGACACCGCGGGCGACGCCTTCGGCCCGGCCCTCACGGAGGCCCTCACCGACGGCAGGACGCATGTCGCCGTCGTCCTCAACGCCATCGACGACCGCCTCGCCAAGGAACAGAAACTGGGAGACGGGACCTGGCGGGTCGACGACGTCCCCGGCCTGCGCGACCTGCTGCGGGTGGCGGCGGCACAGGGCATGGCCGTCATCCTCACCAGCGACCACGGCCACGTCGTCGACCGGCACGGCAGGAAGGTCGACACCGCCGCCGACCCCGCGTCCGCCCGGCACCGCCTGCCCGGCGACGGCCCGCTCGCCGACCGGGAGATCGCCCTCTCCGGCCCGCGCGTGGTGTGGCCCCAGCCCGGCGCGTCCATCGTCGCGCTGTGGGACGCCGACTCCCGCTACACCGCCCTCAAGGCCGGCTACCACGGCGGTGCCTCCCTCGCCGAGTTCACCATTCCGGTACTGGCCTTCCTGCCGTTCGGGGCGGAACCCCCCAAGGGGTGGCGGGAGTTGGGGGATCAGCGGCCGGTCTGGTGGGCTCCGGAGGAGATCGGCAGGACGCTGCTGTCGAGTGAGCACACCACTCAGCCGGCGGTCGGCACGACCCTCGCCGCGCCGAAGAAGCCGACGGGGAAGTCCCAGAAGAAGCAGGCGGAACTCGAGCGAACGCACGACGCGCTCTTCGACGTGGAGCTGACCGCCGGGGGAGACGACGCCCTTCTCACCCCGACCCTCGTCAACCGGACCGAGGCGCTCGTCACGACGCTGCTCGACTCGGAGACGTATCAGGTGCAGCTCGACGGCCTGGCGCGCAAGCCGCAGCAGGAGCAGGTCCACAAGGCACTCGCCGCCCTGCTCGACGCGGGCGGCACCCTGCCCGTGACCGCGCTCGCCCAGCGCGCGGGCATGCCCACCACCCGTGGCGACGGCTTCGCGGCGGTCCTGCGGCAGCTCCTCAACTACGACGGCGTACAGGTGCTGGAGACCCTGCCGGACGGGCGCACGCTACGGCTCCATGAGGGTCTGCTCCGCGAGCAGTTCGCCCTCGGGGCGAACTGA
- a CDS encoding CBS domain-containing protein encodes MTITPSGQDLAALKGRTVPVQDILDLFQVRVRDHRTVHRISQALTDAGLTTLPDFAVCGQRSNVDVVPLASIPAQAAPADTEEDETEEALPSAALPQRLLLGDIPSARRGLVSVGPGTPLAQTTFLMRTKGLAQVPVTTGMAQVHGVVTWGSVAKMYEAGKQPTLDNAMEKDSFPVADTRQEFFSALPVIREHGYLLVRGDDGCLSGIVTAADVTDRFEGAARPFFIVGEIESLLRRCLGAALDEETIKAVQTNKKAEHRTGQVSDLMFGDYLRLLDGDQTKTALAERADANWEALKWPNMPREQFIGRLERVKDIRNRIAHFDEKPLPQELLDELTTFAKVLRAFVS; translated from the coding sequence ATGACGATCACTCCGAGCGGGCAGGACCTCGCCGCGCTCAAGGGCAGGACCGTGCCCGTGCAGGACATTCTGGACCTGTTCCAGGTCAGGGTCCGTGACCACCGGACGGTGCACCGCATCTCGCAGGCGCTCACGGACGCCGGGCTGACGACGCTGCCGGACTTCGCCGTCTGCGGCCAGCGCAGCAACGTCGACGTGGTGCCGCTCGCGTCCATCCCGGCGCAGGCCGCCCCCGCCGACACGGAGGAGGACGAGACGGAGGAGGCCCTGCCCTCGGCCGCCCTTCCGCAGCGTCTGCTGCTCGGGGACATCCCGTCGGCGCGGCGCGGCCTGGTGTCCGTCGGTCCCGGTACGCCCCTGGCGCAGACCACGTTCCTCATGCGCACGAAGGGCCTCGCCCAGGTCCCGGTGACCACCGGCATGGCGCAGGTCCATGGGGTGGTCACCTGGGGGTCCGTCGCCAAGATGTACGAGGCGGGCAAGCAGCCGACGCTGGACAACGCGATGGAGAAGGACTCCTTTCCGGTCGCCGACACCCGCCAGGAGTTCTTCTCCGCCCTGCCGGTCATCCGCGAACACGGATATCTCCTGGTCCGAGGCGACGACGGCTGTCTCTCGGGCATCGTCACCGCCGCGGACGTCACGGACCGCTTCGAGGGCGCGGCACGGCCCTTCTTCATCGTCGGGGAGATCGAGTCCCTGCTGCGCCGCTGCCTGGGCGCGGCGCTGGACGAGGAAACCATCAAGGCCGTTCAGACGAACAAGAAGGCCGAGCACCGCACCGGCCAGGTCTCCGACCTCATGTTCGGTGACTATCTGAGACTCCTTGACGGCGACCAGACGAAGACCGCGCTGGCCGAACGCGCCGACGCCAACTGGGAAGCCCTGAAGTGGCCCAACATGCCCAGGGAACAGTTCATCGGCCGCCTGGAACGAGTGAAGGACATCCGCAACCGGATCGCCCACTTCGACGAGAAGCCGCTTCCGCAGGAGCTGCTCGACGAGCTGACGACTTTCGCGAAGGTGCTACGGGCGTTCGTGTCCTGA
- a CDS encoding DUF262 domain-containing protein → MAALDNVKLKDVLADVASGSLQLPDFQRNWKWDDDRIRAIIATVTLDYPLGVVMTLQTGGATRFRSRTLTGARPDGDPAADLLLLDGQQRLTSLFQALWLDAPVETADARNKPIERWYYVDIAKAVGPSADRDEAILSVPADKVLRTDFNRTVVLDLSTTEGECAAGLFPLHLVFDAQRVNQWMMSYIKADENQNWELWGQFDESVLQQIRAFQVPMIRLAATTSMDAVCAVFERVNTGGVPLNVFELLTATYAGDREHVDRTGDYYQLPKVWREIKQGLAAKYPVFGRLGNGIETGLSSIDFLQAIALVRTWERKQAGTGATVSCKRRDLLDLPLADFVRLAPKLTDAFAWVGDFLERQCIVRPNDLPYKTQLVPLAAVRAILDTALDGLGAEEKTEQWYWCGVLGEMYGGSTETRFTRDVEQLVPWIAQGDRAPDTVTDAFFFADRLDSLTTRNSAAYKGIYALLVKQGAVDWHYTDSPLKPGRLDEYSVDVRQIFPKTWFRRGNSQDLPTNSIVNKTPLSYRAAMDMTGAPASYLSTMVAASDMRPEWFDDVLATHLIDPEALRENDYERFYNDRSKQLQDLVHSAMGKRTMLRDLAEGDAR, encoded by the coding sequence GTGGCGGCACTCGACAATGTGAAGCTGAAGGACGTACTCGCGGATGTGGCGTCGGGCTCCTTACAGTTGCCCGACTTCCAGCGGAACTGGAAGTGGGACGACGACAGGATTCGCGCGATCATCGCGACGGTGACGCTGGACTATCCGCTCGGCGTGGTGATGACGCTGCAGACCGGCGGCGCCACCCGATTCCGCTCCCGAACGCTCACCGGAGCGCGCCCGGACGGGGATCCGGCCGCGGACCTCCTCCTGCTCGACGGGCAGCAGCGCCTCACCTCCCTCTTCCAGGCCCTGTGGCTGGACGCCCCGGTGGAGACCGCGGACGCCCGTAACAAGCCCATCGAGCGGTGGTATTACGTCGACATCGCGAAGGCCGTCGGCCCGTCCGCGGACCGCGACGAGGCCATCCTCTCCGTTCCGGCGGACAAAGTGCTCCGGACCGACTTCAACCGCACGGTGGTGCTGGATCTGAGCACCACAGAGGGCGAGTGCGCGGCCGGTCTCTTCCCTCTGCATCTCGTCTTCGACGCCCAACGCGTGAACCAGTGGATGATGTCGTACATCAAGGCGGACGAGAACCAGAACTGGGAACTGTGGGGCCAGTTCGACGAGTCGGTCCTCCAGCAGATCCGCGCCTTCCAGGTCCCGATGATCCGGCTGGCCGCCACCACATCCATGGACGCCGTCTGCGCGGTGTTCGAGCGGGTCAACACGGGCGGTGTGCCCCTGAACGTCTTCGAACTGCTCACCGCGACCTACGCCGGGGACCGCGAGCACGTGGACCGGACCGGGGACTACTACCAGCTCCCCAAAGTGTGGCGGGAGATCAAGCAGGGGCTGGCGGCCAAGTACCCGGTCTTCGGCCGTCTGGGCAACGGCATCGAGACCGGTCTGAGCAGCATCGACTTCCTGCAGGCCATCGCCCTGGTGCGCACCTGGGAACGGAAGCAGGCTGGCACCGGGGCGACGGTGTCGTGCAAGCGCCGGGATCTGCTGGACCTCCCGCTGGCCGACTTCGTCCGGCTGGCGCCGAAACTCACCGACGCCTTCGCCTGGGTGGGCGACTTCCTGGAACGGCAGTGCATCGTCCGTCCGAACGATCTGCCGTACAAGACACAGCTCGTCCCGCTCGCGGCCGTCCGCGCCATCCTCGACACGGCGCTGGACGGCCTGGGAGCGGAGGAGAAGACCGAGCAGTGGTACTGGTGCGGAGTCCTCGGCGAGATGTACGGAGGCTCCACCGAGACCCGCTTCACCCGTGACGTCGAGCAGCTCGTCCCCTGGATCGCGCAGGGCGACCGAGCACCCGACACCGTCACGGACGCGTTCTTCTTCGCCGACCGCCTCGACAGCCTCACCACCCGCAACAGCGCCGCCTACAAAGGCATCTACGCCCTGCTGGTCAAGCAGGGGGCGGTGGACTGGCACTACACGGACAGCCCGCTCAAGCCCGGCAGGCTGGACGAGTACAGCGTGGACGTCCGGCAGATCTTCCCCAAGACCTGGTTCCGGCGGGGCAACAGCCAGGACCTGCCCACGAACTCCATCGTGAACAAGACCCCTCTGTCCTACCGCGCGGCGATGGACATGACCGGGGCGCCGGCGTCCTACCTGTCCACGATGGTCGCCGCCTCTGACATGCGCCCCGAGTGGTTCGACGATGTGCTCGCCACCCACCTCATCGATCCGGAAGCACTCCGCGAGAACGACTACGAACGGTTCTACAACGACCGTTCCAAGCAGTTGCAGGATCTCGTGCACTCCGCCATGGGCAAGAGGACCATGCTCCGTGACCTCGCGGAGGGCGACGCCCGATGA